One stretch of Anolis carolinensis isolate JA03-04 chromosome 3, rAnoCar3.1.pri, whole genome shotgun sequence DNA includes these proteins:
- the grpr gene encoding gastrin-releasing peptide receptor isoform X2, with protein sequence MWKWMIFFSATSQLLNMLISLWYKAIVRPMDIQASHALLKICVKAVLIWIFSMLLAVPEAVFSDLRPIYDKGTNKTFISCTPYPLTNELHPKIQSMASFLVYYVIPLSVISVYYYFIAKNLIRSAYNLPVEGNVHVRKQMESRKRLAKTVLVFVCIFAICWLPNHIIYIYRSYHYSEVDTSVLHFITSLCARILAFANSCINPFALYLLSKSFRKQFNHQLICCKGRPLIRSQSTGRSTTRVASLKSTNQSMVTFSFINGNQLLP encoded by the exons GTACAAAGCCATAGTGAGACCAATGGACATCCAAGCATCCCATGCACTGCTGAAGATTTGTGTGAAAGCTGTTCTCATTTGGATTTTTTCCATGCTGCTTGCTGTTCCTGAAGCCGTGTTTTCAGACTTGCGTCCTATTTATGACAAAGGCACTAATAAAACATTCATCAGTTGCACACCTTATCCTCTTACCAATGAGCTGCACCCCAAAATTCAATCAATGGCTTCCTTTCTTGTCTACTATGTCATTCCCCTATCAGTGATTTCGgtctattattatttcattgccaaAAATCTGATCCGGAGTGCCTACAACCTACCAGTGGAAGGGAATGTGCATGTTAGGAAACAG ATGGAATCCCGGAAACGCCTAGCCAAGACTGTGCTGGTTTTTGTCTGTATCTTTGCTATCTGTTGGCTCCCTAACCACATCATCTACATATACCGGTCATACCATTACTCTGAAGTGGACACTTCTGTCCTGCACTTTATCACCTCCCTCTGTGCTCGAATCCTGGCATTCGCTAACTCTTGCATCAATCCTTTTGCCCTCTACCTGCTCAGCAAGAGCTTTCGGAAACAGTTTAATCACCAGCTCATATGTTGCAAAGGCCGGCCTCTCATTCGGTCCCAGAGCACGGGCAGAAGCACCACACGGGTGGCCTCCCTCAAGAGCACCAACCAGTCAATGGTCACATTCAGTTTTATCAATGGTAACCAACTTTTGCCATGA